A portion of the Anser cygnoides isolate HZ-2024a breed goose chromosome 25, Taihu_goose_T2T_genome, whole genome shotgun sequence genome contains these proteins:
- the LOC106046114 gene encoding lysozyme C-like — translation MTKSILFFGFLLVFLGLTLPGTQGRKIPRCELVKILRKHNFQGFVGKTVADWVCLVKHESDYDTHAFNDNGGKSRDYGIFQINSKYWCDDGKTPGTSNTCRINCSKLRDDNIEDDIRCAKIIAKQAHGLTPWVAWNKYCKGKKLDSYVKGC, via the exons ATGACAAAGTCAATTCTCTTCTTTGGCTTTCTTCTTGTCTTCCTTGGCCTGACTCTGCCAGGCACCCAGGGAAGAAAGATTCCCCGATGTGAGCTGGTGAAGATCCTACGCAAGCATAACTTTCAGGGCTTCGTGGGCAAAACTGTAGCTGACT GGGTCTGCCTGGTGAAACATGAGAGCGATTATGACACCCATGCTTTTAATGACAACGGGGGTAAGAGCCGGGACTACGGAATCTTTCAGATCAACAGCAAGTACTGGTGTGATGATGGCAAAACCCCTGGAACTTCAAATACCTGTCGTATCAATTGCTCGA AACTTCGAGATGATAACATTGAAGATGATATTCGGTGTGCCAAGATAATTGCTAAACAGGCTCATGGCCTCACACCCTG gGTTGCCTGGAACAAATACTGCAAAGGCAAAAAACTGGATTCCTATGTCAAGGGTTGCTAA